In Gammaproteobacteria bacterium (ex Lamellibrachia satsuma), a single genomic region encodes these proteins:
- a CDS encoding 2-isopropylmalate synthase, whose protein sequence is MNNPDRLIVFDTTLRDGEQSPGASMTKDEKVRIAKALEKMRVDVIEAGFPIASAGDFDAVKSVAEMVQDSTICGLARALDKDIDRAGEALKPANSARIHTFIATSPIHMEQKLRMQPDQVVEQAIRAVKRARQYTDNVEFSAEDAGRSEIDFLCRIFEAVIDAGATTLNVPDTVGYAMPHQFGAMIRTLRERIPNSDKAIFSVHCHNDLGLAVANSLAAVDNGARQVECTINGLGERAGNASLEEIVMAVRTRADVFPCSTNIDTTQIVSSSKLVSNITGFPVQPNKAIVGANAFAHEAGIHQDGVLKSRETYEIMRAEDVGWSHNRMVLGKHSGRNAFRARLEELGISFETEEDLNSAFTRFKDIADKKHEIFDEDLQALVTDARSKAENERVKLVSLKVCSETGETPHANIVICVDGEELADSAAGGGPVDAAFKAIEALVESGTELQLYSVNNITSGTDAQGEVTVRLERDGHIVNGQGADTDIVIASAKAYINAVNKILEPMEKAHPQSGDV, encoded by the coding sequence ATGAATAACCCAGACAGATTGATCGTTTTCGATACCACCCTGCGTGATGGTGAGCAGAGTCCCGGTGCTTCGATGACCAAGGACGAGAAGGTCCGCATTGCCAAAGCACTGGAGAAGATGCGGGTAGATGTCATTGAAGCGGGTTTCCCCATTGCCAGTGCCGGAGATTTTGACGCAGTAAAATCTGTGGCTGAGATGGTGCAGGATTCCACCATCTGTGGTCTGGCCCGCGCCCTGGACAAGGATATCGACCGTGCCGGTGAGGCGTTGAAACCCGCCAATTCGGCGCGTATCCATACCTTCATCGCCACCTCGCCGATCCACATGGAGCAGAAGCTGCGCATGCAGCCCGATCAGGTGGTGGAGCAGGCGATACGCGCGGTAAAGAGAGCCCGTCAGTACACCGACAACGTGGAGTTCTCCGCAGAGGATGCGGGTCGTTCCGAGATCGACTTTCTCTGTCGTATCTTTGAAGCGGTGATCGATGCCGGTGCCACTACCCTCAATGTGCCTGATACCGTGGGTTATGCCATGCCGCACCAGTTCGGCGCAATGATCCGGACCCTGCGTGAGCGTATCCCCAACTCCGATAAGGCGATTTTCTCTGTGCACTGCCACAATGATCTCGGGCTTGCTGTCGCCAACTCGCTGGCGGCAGTGGACAACGGGGCGCGGCAGGTGGAGTGCACCATAAACGGCCTTGGTGAAAGGGCAGGCAATGCCTCCCTGGAAGAGATTGTGATGGCGGTGCGCACCCGCGCCGACGTCTTCCCCTGCAGCACAAATATCGATACCACCCAGATTGTCAGCAGTTCCAAGCTGGTCTCCAATATCACCGGCTTTCCGGTGCAGCCCAACAAGGCGATCGTCGGCGCCAATGCCTTCGCTCATGAGGCGGGCATCCATCAGGACGGTGTGCTCAAATCACGCGAGACTTACGAAATCATGCGCGCTGAGGATGTCGGCTGGAGCCATAACCGCATGGTCCTCGGCAAACACTCCGGCCGCAATGCGTTCCGTGCCCGTCTGGAGGAGCTTGGTATCAGCTTCGAGACGGAGGAGGATCTTAACTCGGCCTTCACCCGTTTCAAGGATATCGCCGACAAAAAGCATGAGATCTTCGATGAAGACCTGCAGGCGCTGGTGACCGATGCAAGATCCAAGGCGGAGAACGAGCGGGTGAAGCTGGTCTCCCTCAAGGTCTGCTCGGAAACCGGTGAGACCCCCCACGCCAACATCGTGATCTGTGTCGATGGCGAAGAGCTGGCCGACAGTGCTGCCGGAGGTGGTCCGGTAGATGCGGCATTCAAGGCGATCGAGGCCCTGGTGGAGAGTGGCACCGAACTGCAGCTCTATTCGGTCAACAACATCACCAGCGGTACAGACGCTCAGGGTGAAGTGACCGTGCGACTGGAAAGGGACGGTCATATCGTCAACGGCCAGGGGGCGGATACCGATATCGTCATTGCCTCCGCCAAGGCCTATATCAACGCGGTCAACAAGATCCTGGAACCGATGGAGAAGGCGCATCCCCAATCCGGGGATGTGTAA